The following proteins are co-located in the Vidua macroura isolate BioBank_ID:100142 chromosome 29, ASM2450914v1, whole genome shotgun sequence genome:
- the LOC128820332 gene encoding sodium/potassium-transporting ATPase subunit alpha-2 isoform X6, which yields MAYGQIGMIQALGGFFTYFVILAENGFLPGTLLGIRLAWDDRSKNDLEDSYGQEWTYEQRKVVEFTCHTAFFASIVVVQWADLIICKTRRNSVFQQGMKNKILIFGLLEETALAAFLSYCPGMGVALRMYPLKVTWWFCAFPYSLLIFAYDEVRKLILRRYPGGWVEKETYY from the exons ATGGCCTACGGCCAGATcg GGATGATCCAGGCTCTGGGCGGGTTCTTCACCTACTTCGTGATCCTGGCGGAGAACGGGTTCCTGCCGGGAACGCTGCTCGGGATCCGCCTGGCCTGGGACGACCGCTCCAAGAACGACCTGGAGGATTCCTACGGGCAGGAGTGG ACGTACGAGCAGCGCAAGGTGGTGGAGTTCACGTGCCACACGGCGTTCTTCGCCAGCATCGTCGTGGTGCAGTGGGCGGATCTCATCATCTGCAAGACCCGCCGCAACTCCGTCTTCCAGCAGGGCATGAA GAACAAGATCCTGATTTTCGGGCTGCTGGAGGAGACGGCGCTGGCGGCGTTCCTGTCCTACTGCCCGGGCATGGGGGTGGCACTGCGGATGTACCCCCTCAA GGTCACCTGGTGGTTCTGCGCCTTCCCCTATTCCCTGCTGATCTTCGCCTACGACGAGGTGAGGAAACTGATCCTGAGGCGCTACCCCGGAG GCTGGGTGGAGAAGGAAACCTATTATTGA
- the LOC128820293 gene encoding translation initiation factor IF-2-like, whose product MRVTAPAPRTRPRPTDTALTHGHGPGPTDTAPAPLSGPTDTVRPLRGPPGTPPCPTATATLLSRRVAGVPRVSRGSRPAPAAAASPGTSGAHLGRSWARSFSPHTHPSWLSFPTRGGSVGRGTGGVGGDECRDPPPPPPPGPFPGPPPRPGAEMRKRRLPRPSLGPVWPQFGPRRRRVTASRAPGPRPRRVTGSSPPGSERGSERGGMGGTGDPVRDPRRH is encoded by the exons ATGCGAGTCACGGCCCCGGCCCCACGGACACGGCCCCGACCCACGGACACGGCCCTGACCCACGGACACGGCCCCGGCCCCACGGACACGGCCCCGGCCCCACTGTCCGGCCCCACGGACACCGTCCGGCCCCTGCGTGGCCCCCCCGGGACCCCGCCCTGCCCCACGGCCACCGCCACCCTCCTGTCCCGCCGTGTCGCGGGGGTCCCACGCGTGTCGCGGGGGTCCCGCCCTGCCCCGGCGGCCGCAGCATCCCCGGGCACATCTGGGGCACATCTGGGGCGCAGCTGGGCGCGATCCTTTTCCCCCCACACACACCCATCGTGGCTCAGTTTCCCCACGCGGGGCGGCTCCGTGGGACGGGGCAcgggtggggtggggggcgaTGAGtgccgggaccccccccccccgccgccccccggtCCCTTTCCCGGGCCCCCGCCCCGTCCCGGCGCGGAGATGCGGAAGCGGCGCCTCCCGCGGCCCAGTTTGGGACCAGTTTGGCCCCAGTTTGGCCCCCGCCGGCGGCGCGTGACCGCCTCACGcgccccggggccgcggccACGC cgtGTCACGGGTTCGAGCCCCCCCGGCAGCGAAAGGGGAAGTGAAAGGGGGGGGATGGGGGGCACCGGGGACCCTGTCCGGGACCCCCGGCGCCATTAA
- the DCAF8 gene encoding LOW QUALITY PROTEIN: DDB1- and CUL4-associated factor 8 (The sequence of the model RefSeq protein was modified relative to this genomic sequence to represent the inferred CDS: inserted 1 base in 1 codon) produces MSDKGGSMDGRTDIVNGSLSSSPEDMSAEEGRETSSGIEVEASDLSLSLMGDDAGAARGRASDSDSSGDKDSDSMDDTGHYSIPEEPRHDEDEXEEEEEEEEEPRARRRAPRKRPPHERDSSDEEQALEDWVASETWALPRPRWRAIPALRQRQLGGCSRFVAQACGARLFVQKFRLQHGLEGHTGCVNTLHFNQRGTRLASGSDDLKVLVWDWLRRRPVLQFDSGHKSNVFQAKFLPNSGDSTLAMCARDGQVRVAELSATQCCRSTKRVAQHKGASHKVSAEPDSPCTFLSAGEDAVVFTIDLRQDRPASKLVVTKEKEKKVGLYTIFVNPANTSQFAVGGRDQFVRIYDQRKIDENENNGVLKKFCPHHLVNCESKANITCLVYSHDGSELLASYNDEDIYLFDSAHSDGAQYSRRYKGHRNNATVKGVNFYGPKSEFVVSGSDCGHIFLWEKSSCQIVQFMEGDKGGVVNCLEPHPHLPVLATSGLDHDVKIWAPTAEAPTELRGLKEVIKKNKVERDEDSLHHTDMFDSHMLWFLMHHLRQRRHHRVRLPRAGGTSQPLPPCPSAAPLRPPMTQPRPDTGPSAGGGRHRDPPAPDPAGNPPGKGARRELGGWGGEIPTDPPPWDPPPAPFTFLMQSAS; encoded by the exons ATGTCGGACAAGGGCGGCAGCATGGACGGCAGGACGGACATTGTCAACg gcagcctgTCCAGCAGCCCCGAGGACATGTCTGCCGAGGAGGGCCGCGAGACGTCCTCGGGGATCGAGGTGGAGGCGTCCGACCTGAGCCTGAGCCTGATGGGCGACGACGCCGGGGCCGCGCGGGGCCGCGCCAGCGACAGCGACAGCTCCGGCGACAAGGACAGCGACAGCATGGACGACACCGGCCACTACTCCATCCCCGAGGAGCCGCGGCACGACGAGGACg acgaggaggaggaggaggaggaggaagagccgCGCGCCCGGCGCAGGGCGCCCCGCAAGCGGCCGCCGCACGAGCGCGACTCGTCCGACGAGGAGCAGGCGCTGGAGGACTGG GTGGCCTCGGAGACGTGGGCGCTGCCGCGGCCGCGCTGGCGGGCGATCCCGGCGCTGCGGCAGCGCCAGCTGGGCGGCTGCTCGCGCTTCGTGGCGCAGGCCTGCGGCGCCCGGCTCTTCGTGCAGAAGTTCCGGCTGCAGCACGGCCTGGAGGGGCACACGGGCTGCGTCAACACGCTGCACTTCAACCAGCGCGGCACCCGCCTGGCCAGCGGCAGCGACGACCTCAAGGTGCTGGTGTGGGACTGGCTGCGGCGCCGGCCCGTGCTGCAGTTCGACAGCGGGCACAAGAGCAACGTCTTCCAG GCCAAGTTCCTGCCCAACAGCGGTGACTCCACGCTGGCCATGTGTGCCCGGGACGGGCAGGTGCGCGTGGCCGAGCTCTCGGCCACCCAGTGCTGCCGCAGCACCAAGCGCGTGGCCCAGCACAAGGGGGCTTCCCACAAGGTGA GCGCTGAGCCGGACTCGCCCTGCACGTTCCTGTCTGCGGGGGAGGACGCCGTGGTCTTCACCATTGACCTGCGGCAGGACCGGCCCGCCTC gaaattgGTGGTgacaaaggagaaggagaagaaggttgGGCTCTACACCATCTTTGTCAACCCTGCCAACACCTCCCAGTTCGCTGTGGGCGGCCGCGACCAGTTCGTGAG GATTTATGATCAGAGGAAAATCGATGAGAACGAGAACAACGGAGTCCTGAAGAAGTTCTGCCCTCACCACCTG gTGAACTGCGAGTCCAAAGCCAACATCACCTGCCTGGTCTACAGCCACGACGGCTCAG agctgctggcctcGTACAACGACGAGGACATTTACCTGTTCGACTCGGCGCACAGCGACGGCGCGCAGTACAGCCGGCGCTACAAGGGGCACCGCAACAACGCCACGG TGAAAGGGGTGAATTTCTACGGCCCCAAGAGCGAGTTCGTGGTGAGCGGCAGCGACTGCGGCCACATTTTCCTGTGGGAAAAATCCTCCTGCCAGATCGTGCAGTTCATGGAAGGGGACAAGGGCGGAGTG gtgaACTGCCTGGAGCCTCACCCCCACCTGCCCGTGCTGGCCACCAGCGGGCTGGACCACGACGTGAAGATCTGGGCTCCCACGGCCGAGGCGCCCACGGAGCTGCGGGGCCTCAAGGAG GTGATCAAGAAGAACAAGGTGGAGCGGGACGAGGACAGCCTGCACCACACGGACATGTTTGACAGCCACATGCTCTGGTTCCTCATGCACCACCTGCGCCAGCGCCGCCACCACCGGGTACGGCTGCCCCGTGCTGGGGGCACCTCC CAGCCCCTCCCCCCGTGTCCGAGCGCGGCCCCTTTAAGGCCGCCCATGACTCAGCCCCGGCCGGACACGGGCCCTTCCGCCGGGGGGGGgcggcaccgggacccccccgcgCCCGATCCCGCGGGGAACCCGCCAGGAAAAGGAGCGCGACGGGagctgggggggtgggggggggaaatacCCACGGACCCCCCTCcgtgggaccccccccccgccccattCACGTTTCTCATGCAAAGCGCCTCATGA
- the PEX19 gene encoding peroxisomal biogenesis factor 19 isoform X1 translates to MAAEPGPGPGPDAELEELLESALDDFERSRPAPPAPPSSSCPPDSAKGSLFSSQERFFQELFEGELAAQAAAEFQEAMQELARQEPQLVEQFQKLSEAAGKVGSDAASQQEFTSCLKETLSGLAKNANDLQNSPGSEEELAKALEGLGLDEGGGDGVLPVMRSIMESLLSKDVLYPSLKEITEKYPEWLRQHEGSLSPEQRARFGAQQALMLRICAELERERPEEPEGQRRERFETLLDLMQQLQDLGHPPKELAGDTPPGLSLELPGGLSGEQCRLM, encoded by the exons ATGGCGGCggagccgggcccgggcccggggccCGACgcggagctggaggagctgctggaga GTGCCCTGGACGACTTCGAGCGCAGCCGCcccgctccccctgcccctcccagctcctcctgcccccccGACTCGGCCAAG GGCTCGCTGTTCTCCTCGCAGGAGAGGTTCTTCCAGGAGCTCTTCGAGGGCGAGCTGGCGGCGCAGGCGGCCGCCGAGTTCCAGGAAGCCATGCAGGAGCTGGCCCGCCAGGAGCCCCAGCTCGTCGAGCAGTTCCAGAAGCTCTCGGAAGCTGCCGGAAAAGTCG GCAGCGACGCGGCCTCGCAGCAGGAATTCACCTCCTGCCTCAAGGAGACCCTGAGCGGGCTGGCCAAGAACGCCAATGACCTCCAG AATTCTCCGGGCTCCGAGGAGGAGCTGGCCAaggccctggaggggctggggctggacgAGGGCGGCGGGGACGGCGTCCTGCCCGTCATGCGCAGCATCATGGAGTCCCTGCTCTCCAAGGACGTGCTCTACCCCTCCCTCAAGGAGATCACCGAGAag taCCCCGAGTGGCTGCGGCAGCACGAGGGCTCGCTGTCCCCGGAGCAGCGGGCGCGCTTCGGGGCGCAGCAGGCGCTGATGCTGCGGATCTGCGCGGAGCTGGAGCGGGAGCGGCCGGAGGAGCCCGAGGGGCAGCGCCGCGAGCGCTTCGAGACCCTGCTGGACCTGATGCAGCAG CTGCAGGACCTGGGCCACCCCCCcaaggagctggcaggggacaCG CCGCCGGGACTGAGCCTGGAGCTGCCGGGGGGGCTCTCGGGGGAGCAGTGCCGCCTCATGTAG
- the PEX19 gene encoding peroxisomal biogenesis factor 19 isoform X2: MAAEPGPGPGPDAELEELLESALDDFERSRPAPPAPPSSSCPPDSAKERFFQELFEGELAAQAAAEFQEAMQELARQEPQLVEQFQKLSEAAGKVGSDAASQQEFTSCLKETLSGLAKNANDLQNSPGSEEELAKALEGLGLDEGGGDGVLPVMRSIMESLLSKDVLYPSLKEITEKYPEWLRQHEGSLSPEQRARFGAQQALMLRICAELERERPEEPEGQRRERFETLLDLMQQLQDLGHPPKELAGDTPPGLSLELPGGLSGEQCRLM; this comes from the exons ATGGCGGCggagccgggcccgggcccggggccCGACgcggagctggaggagctgctggaga GTGCCCTGGACGACTTCGAGCGCAGCCGCcccgctccccctgcccctcccagctcctcctgcccccccGACTCGGCCAAG GAGAGGTTCTTCCAGGAGCTCTTCGAGGGCGAGCTGGCGGCGCAGGCGGCCGCCGAGTTCCAGGAAGCCATGCAGGAGCTGGCCCGCCAGGAGCCCCAGCTCGTCGAGCAGTTCCAGAAGCTCTCGGAAGCTGCCGGAAAAGTCG GCAGCGACGCGGCCTCGCAGCAGGAATTCACCTCCTGCCTCAAGGAGACCCTGAGCGGGCTGGCCAAGAACGCCAATGACCTCCAG AATTCTCCGGGCTCCGAGGAGGAGCTGGCCAaggccctggaggggctggggctggacgAGGGCGGCGGGGACGGCGTCCTGCCCGTCATGCGCAGCATCATGGAGTCCCTGCTCTCCAAGGACGTGCTCTACCCCTCCCTCAAGGAGATCACCGAGAag taCCCCGAGTGGCTGCGGCAGCACGAGGGCTCGCTGTCCCCGGAGCAGCGGGCGCGCTTCGGGGCGCAGCAGGCGCTGATGCTGCGGATCTGCGCGGAGCTGGAGCGGGAGCGGCCGGAGGAGCCCGAGGGGCAGCGCCGCGAGCGCTTCGAGACCCTGCTGGACCTGATGCAGCAG CTGCAGGACCTGGGCCACCCCCCcaaggagctggcaggggacaCG CCGCCGGGACTGAGCCTGGAGCTGCCGGGGGGGCTCTCGGGGGAGCAGTGCCGCCTCATGTAG